A genomic segment from Desulfuromonas thiophila encodes:
- the mshL gene encoding pilus (MSHA type) biogenesis protein MshL — MHPACPVVSDRQRRGRWRVLGLLLVLLGLTACTPAWREQPQRQTLLEQSLAEDPAATAEAAPAALPEAVRQALLPPLPQAEALAAPRFDVAAEQVPARSFFAALAADTGANMVVHPALEGDISLHLQQVTLEEALELVSQLYGYEYRPIPGGYQVLPDRPQTRIFQIDYLTLRRIGKSLTRVSSGQVSEDSRRSDNASDSGSDPYNSQKTSQSGSWIETNSDADFWPVLQQTLEALLAGEDGASVVVQPHAGLVVVRARPRQLALVADYLQQTQGSLQRQVILEAKILEVELSEGYQTGINWGSLVHNGQNLARIGQVGGGTSLAKGQSEIAGAPVIFAPQTNPEGLPVDGLVSSAFGGVFSAVLSFDDFEAFIEAVRSQGDVQVLSSPRVATVNNQKAVIKVGTDEFFVTDVSSDTVTGTTTTTTPDITLTPFFSGIALDVTPQIGASGSVTLHVHPTVSEVVDQTKVITVAGQEQTLPLAFSSVRESDTIVHARSGQVVVIGGLMKNRLVQNRAGVPFLAEVPLLGHLFRHQKEELVKSELVILLRPQVVEDARGWHDDLQDSRVRLQRLLPGAR; from the coding sequence ATGCATCCAGCTTGCCCTGTCGTTTCCGATCGTCAGCGCCGTGGCCGGTGGCGCGTTCTTGGCCTGTTGCTCGTGCTGTTGGGGCTGACCGCCTGCACCCCGGCCTGGCGTGAACAGCCCCAGCGCCAGACGCTGCTGGAGCAGAGTCTGGCCGAAGATCCGGCCGCGACCGCCGAGGCCGCGCCGGCGGCCTTGCCGGAGGCGGTGCGCCAGGCTTTGCTGCCGCCCTTGCCCCAGGCCGAGGCCCTGGCTGCTCCGCGGTTTGACGTGGCCGCCGAGCAGGTGCCGGCGCGCAGCTTCTTTGCTGCCCTGGCCGCCGACACGGGCGCCAACATGGTGGTACATCCGGCACTGGAGGGCGATATCAGCCTGCATCTGCAGCAGGTGACCCTGGAGGAGGCCCTTGAGCTGGTCAGTCAGCTCTATGGTTATGAATACCGACCGATTCCCGGTGGCTACCAGGTTCTGCCCGACCGGCCGCAGACGCGCATCTTCCAGATCGACTATCTGACCCTCCGGCGAATCGGAAAATCCTTGACGCGGGTTAGTTCTGGACAGGTGAGTGAGGACTCACGCCGGAGCGATAATGCCAGCGACAGTGGCAGCGACCCCTATAACAGCCAGAAGACGAGCCAAAGTGGCAGTTGGATAGAAACCAACAGTGATGCCGATTTCTGGCCGGTGCTGCAGCAGACCCTGGAGGCGTTGCTGGCCGGCGAGGACGGCGCCTCGGTGGTGGTGCAGCCCCATGCCGGACTGGTGGTGGTGCGGGCGCGCCCGCGTCAGCTGGCACTGGTGGCCGATTATCTGCAGCAGACCCAGGGCAGCCTGCAGCGCCAGGTGATTCTGGAGGCCAAGATTCTGGAGGTCGAACTCAGCGAAGGCTACCAGACCGGCATCAACTGGGGTTCGCTGGTTCACAACGGCCAGAATCTGGCCCGCATCGGTCAGGTGGGCGGTGGTACCAGCCTGGCCAAAGGCCAGAGCGAGATTGCCGGTGCGCCGGTAATCTTTGCGCCACAGACCAATCCCGAGGGGTTGCCCGTCGATGGTCTGGTCAGTTCGGCCTTTGGTGGCGTGTTCAGTGCCGTGCTCAGTTTCGATGATTTCGAGGCCTTTATCGAGGCGGTGCGCAGCCAGGGCGACGTGCAGGTGCTCTCCAGCCCGCGGGTGGCCACGGTCAATAACCAGAAGGCGGTGATCAAGGTTGGCACCGACGAGTTTTTTGTCACCGATGTTTCGAGCGATACCGTGACCGGCACCACCACCACGACCACGCCGGATATCACCCTGACGCCGTTTTTCTCCGGCATCGCGCTGGATGTTACCCCGCAGATCGGTGCCAGCGGCAGCGTTACCCTGCATGTTCATCCCACCGTCAGCGAGGTGGTTGATCAGACCAAGGTCATTACCGTGGCCGGGCAGGAACAGACCCTGCCACTGGCCTTCAGCAGTGTGCGGGAATCCGACACCATCGTCCACGCCCGCAGCGGCCAGGTGGTGGTGATCGGTGGCCTGATGAAAAACCGGCTGGTGCAAAATCGGGCCGGTGTACCCTTTCTGGCCGAGGTGCCCCTGTTGGGCCACCTGTTCCGCCACCAGAAGGAAGAACTGGTCAAAAGCGAACTGGTGATTTTGTTGCGGCCTCAGGTGGTTGAAGATGCCCGGGGCTGGCATGACGATCTGCAGGACAGCCGCGTTCGCCTGCAGCGGTTGCTGCCCGGAGCGCGTTGA
- a CDS encoding ExeA family protein, translated as MAQAAAARLCYGDHFGLREAPFALTPDTGFYYQTLSSQEALNVLLVALSHDEGLVKISGEVGTGKTLLCRKLLAELEADGRVTTAYLPNPLLTPAQLYASVASELGLPAGDGQAAGLVEALQQHLIALRAAGQRVVVCVDEAQSMPDASLEALRLLSNVETEKRKLLQIVLFAQPELDERLAGKALRQLRQRIGFSYVLQPMDYPTFCGYVRHRLHLAGQRGAALFRPAALRLLFRASGGVPRLVNILAHKALLASYGAGLTQVGRRQALAAIVDTEGVRRPLPLWQCLVLLLAVVLLCGLCFWAGQCLRGSL; from the coding sequence ATGGCGCAGGCAGCGGCCGCCCGCCTGTGTTATGGCGACCATTTCGGGCTGCGTGAAGCGCCCTTTGCCCTGACACCCGACACCGGATTCTATTACCAGACCCTGTCGAGTCAGGAAGCACTGAACGTGCTGCTGGTGGCCTTGTCCCATGACGAGGGTCTGGTCAAGATCAGCGGTGAGGTGGGGACCGGCAAGACCCTGCTGTGCCGCAAGCTGCTGGCCGAGCTGGAGGCCGACGGCCGCGTGACGACCGCCTATCTGCCCAATCCGCTGCTGACCCCGGCGCAACTCTATGCCAGCGTGGCCAGCGAACTTGGCCTGCCGGCCGGCGACGGTCAGGCCGCCGGGCTGGTCGAGGCTTTGCAGCAGCACCTGATCGCCCTGCGGGCGGCGGGTCAGAGGGTGGTGGTCTGTGTCGACGAGGCCCAGTCGATGCCGGACGCCAGTCTCGAAGCCTTGCGGCTGCTGAGCAATGTCGAAACCGAAAAACGCAAGCTGCTGCAGATTGTGCTGTTCGCCCAGCCGGAACTGGACGAACGCCTGGCGGGCAAGGCCCTGCGCCAGTTGCGCCAGCGTATCGGGTTTTCCTACGTTCTGCAGCCGATGGATTATCCCACCTTCTGTGGCTATGTGCGGCACCGGCTGCATCTGGCCGGGCAGCGGGGCGCGGCCCTGTTTCGTCCCGCTGCTCTGCGGCTGCTGTTCCGTGCCAGTGGCGGCGTACCGCGCTTGGTCAACATTCTGGCCCACAAGGCGTTGCTGGCCAGCTACGGTGCCGGCCTGACACAGGTTGGCAGGCGTCAGGCCCTGGCCGCGATTGTCGATACCGAGGGGGTGCGCCGGCCGCTGCCGCTGTGGCAGTGCCTGGTGCTGCTTTTGGCGGTGGTGCTGCTCTGTGGTCTGTGTTTCTGGGCTGGTCAGTGCCTGCGGGGGTCGCTGTGA
- a CDS encoding PilN domain-containing protein, with the protein MSETPYRQINLYHPSLRPRRRSLVLRLARLLLPLVLVLALLALVVHGRQQRLMRQQLVAEQQLQQQLQDQLERLGLQLQQRQPDAALLRSLAGLRQQLHDRQPLLDLLVRFRQQHPPLAPVLEALARQPLPQLWLTRLQLGEGGQRLELEGVAATAAAVTEMVSLLTRQPELAGRHFNHLQLQRQDDGRYRFVLASQAGEEAP; encoded by the coding sequence ATGAGTGAGACGCCCTACCGCCAGATCAATCTCTACCACCCGTCGCTGCGACCACGCCGCCGGTCGCTGGTGTTGCGGCTGGCGCGCTTGCTGCTGCCGCTTGTGCTGGTGCTGGCATTGCTTGCGCTGGTTGTGCATGGGCGCCAGCAGCGGCTGATGCGGCAGCAGTTGGTGGCCGAACAGCAGCTGCAGCAGCAGCTGCAGGATCAGCTGGAGCGCCTGGGCCTGCAACTGCAGCAGCGTCAGCCCGATGCGGCCCTGCTGCGGAGCCTTGCTGGTCTGCGTCAGCAGTTGCACGACCGCCAGCCGCTGCTGGATCTGCTGGTACGCTTTCGGCAGCAGCACCCACCGCTGGCGCCCGTGCTGGAGGCCCTGGCACGGCAGCCGCTGCCACAGCTGTGGCTGACCCGCCTGCAGCTGGGTGAGGGGGGGCAGCGGCTCGAACTCGAGGGGGTGGCGGCCACAGCGGCGGCGGTAACGGAGATGGTCAGCCTGCTGACCCGCCAGCCGGAACTGGCTGGCCGTCATTTCAATCATCTGCAGCTGCAGCGGCAGGACGATGGCCGTTATCGCTTCGTGCTGGCCAGCCAGGCTGGCGAGGAGGCGCCATGA
- the gspM gene encoding type II secretion system protein GspM, translating to MKWTAVGARLTDWYGQLSRREQVLVATAVLLVPLVLLAQLLVVPALQRQRLLQGQLTQLRAANGEIRQQLAAIEAQLGQDPDAASRAELQRLQRQLQQIDSRFDGQLAGLVEPAQMPALVRQLLAQRPDLHLRQLVTRPVAPLQLPAAPAEGSQELLYRHPLQLQMCGDYLALLAYVRQLEALPQQVLIEQVRFVREIAAAPDATQPACPAGALQAELQLVTLSLTPEWLLLAAPAMEERP from the coding sequence ATGAAATGGACCGCCGTTGGCGCGCGTCTGACCGACTGGTATGGCCAGCTGAGCCGGCGTGAGCAGGTACTGGTGGCGACAGCGGTCCTGCTGGTGCCGCTGGTGCTGCTGGCGCAACTGCTGGTAGTGCCGGCGCTGCAGCGGCAGCGGTTGCTGCAGGGCCAGCTGACGCAGCTGCGAGCGGCCAACGGCGAAATCCGCCAGCAGCTGGCGGCCATTGAGGCTCAGCTCGGGCAAGATCCCGATGCCGCGTCGCGCGCTGAACTGCAGCGCCTGCAGCGGCAGTTGCAACAGATCGACAGCCGCTTTGACGGCCAGCTGGCCGGGCTGGTCGAACCGGCACAGATGCCGGCATTGGTGCGGCAGCTGTTGGCGCAGCGACCCGATCTGCATTTGCGGCAGCTGGTTACCCGGCCGGTCGCGCCGCTGCAGCTGCCCGCCGCGCCGGCAGAGGGCAGCCAGGAGCTTTTGTACCGTCATCCCCTGCAGCTTCAGATGTGCGGGGATTATCTGGCGCTGCTGGCCTATGTGCGCCAGCTCGAAGCCCTGCCGCAGCAGGTGCTGATCGAACAGGTGCGCTTTGTCCGCGAGATTGCGGCCGCGCCGGACGCGACGCAGCCGGCCTGCCCGGCGGGTGCGCTGCAGGCCGAGCTGCAGCTGGTGACCCTGAGCCTGACGCCGGAGTGGCTGCTGTTGGCCGCACCGGCCATGGAGGAGCGACCATGA